The DNA region CCCGCACCCGTACGTCCGTGTTGCCCTGGGCGACCTTGCCCGCGGCCGCGGCCGCCTTGCGCAGCCGGCGGGACAGCTGGCCGCCGATCAGGACCCCCAGCGCGCAGCCGCCGAACACGACCGAGACCGAGCCGATGATCAGCGCCCGGTCGAGGTCGCCCGTGATCGTGGCGCTCCGGTCGGCGAACGGGGTGTGCAGGGACAGGATGTCGCCGTTGGCCAGCGGTACGGCCGCCCAGACGTCGGGTACCCCGCCCGCGTACTCGTCGACGTGGGTGGCACGCCTGTTCTCCCGTGTCTGCGCGCGCAGGCTCGACGGCAGGGCCGGGTCGTTGAGTTTGGCACCGAATTTGGGGGCCTGCTTCTGCGTGCCCGACGCCTCGTACAGCCGCTGGGCGAACAGCAGCCGCTCCAGCTGGACCTCGCGGGCGTTGTCCAGCATCGAGACCCGGGCGGCGTTGTGGACGACGAGGCTCAGCGCCACGGCGATGAGCGCGCCGACCGCGGCGATCGCGATGCTTATCTTCCAGCGGACACCGGTCCGCAGCGCCAGCCGCTTCACGCGCGGAGCTTGTAGCCGAAGCCGCGGACCGTCTCGAGCCGGTCCTGCCCGATCTTGGCCCGCAGCCGCTGCACATGCACGTCCACGACCCGGGTGTCCCCGCCCCAGCCGTAGTCCCAGACGCGTTCCAGGAGCCTGTCCCGGGAGAGTACGGTGCCGGGCGCCGAGGAGAACTCGAGCAGCAGCCGCATCTCGGTCGGAGTCAGGCCCACCTGCGCACCCCCTCTGCGTACCTCCATGCCTTCGGTGTCGATCTCCAGATCGCCGAAGACCAGCACACCGCCCGTTTCGCCCGGTGTCCCGCCGGCCATGGCCCCGGGCCGTCCTCCCTGGCCGGAGGCGTGCCCGAAGCGGCGCAGCACGGCCCGGATACGGGCGACGAGCACCGCGCCGTCGAACGGCTTGGTGACGTAGTCGTCGGCCCCGGCCTCCAGGCCGAGCACGACGTCGATGGAGTCGGCCCGCGCGGAGAGCATGATCACGGGCACGGTGGACTCGTCGCGG from Streptomyces sp. B1I3 includes:
- the cseB gene encoding two-component system response regulator CseB, whose amino-acid sequence is MAETHVLFVEDDDVIREATQLALERVGFTVTAMPDGLQGLEAFRADRPDIALLDVMVPGLDGVSLCRRIRDESTVPVIMLSARADSIDVVLGLEAGADDYVTKPFDGAVLVARIRAVLRRFGHASGQGGRPGAMAGGTPGETGGVLVFGDLEIDTEGMEVRRGGAQVGLTPTEMRLLLEFSSAPGTVLSRDRLLERVWDYGWGGDTRVVDVHVQRLRAKIGQDRLETVRGFGYKLRA